One Calditrichia bacterium DNA window includes the following coding sequences:
- a CDS encoding alpha-amylase, with protein sequence MDAIQKKAPEWSQNATIYEVNLRQFSESGSIAAFQESLPRLKEMGVKILWLMPIQPIGEKNRKGTLGSYYSIKNYTAVNPEFGTLADFKNMVRAAHESGMFVILDWVANHTAWDHPWVSEHPDWFTRDSSGNMQPPVADWHDVVDLNYENHAMRAAMLDALKFWVREADVDGFRCDVAEMVPLDFWRAARSALDVIKPVFMLAEGEKAELHEAFDMTYGSKFHHLLNSVAMGENTANDLAEHIILDEATYPADAYRMQFTTNHDENSWNGTVFERLGDGAEACAVLAGLVPDMPLVYNGQEAGMDKRLDFFEKDPIEWREHHYFEIYKILLNLNLENKALWNGKAGGTFARIAGDNDAAVLAFTRTNGEYAVAGIFNLSGDKQSVQLSEAISGNFREPFSAKPSEVRTVQNNKFDLNPWEYRVFVKP encoded by the coding sequence ATGGACGCGATCCAAAAAAAGGCGCCGGAATGGAGCCAAAACGCCACGATTTACGAAGTGAATTTGCGCCAGTTTTCCGAATCCGGTAGCATCGCCGCATTTCAGGAATCGCTGCCGCGATTAAAGGAAATGGGCGTGAAAATTTTGTGGTTGATGCCCATCCAGCCTATCGGCGAAAAAAATCGCAAAGGCACATTGGGCAGCTATTATTCCATCAAAAATTACACAGCCGTCAACCCCGAATTTGGAACATTGGCAGATTTCAAAAATATGGTGCGGGCAGCGCACGAATCGGGCATGTTTGTGATCCTCGATTGGGTCGCCAACCACACCGCATGGGATCATCCGTGGGTTTCGGAACATCCTGACTGGTTCACCCGCGACAGCAGCGGCAACATGCAGCCGCCGGTTGCGGACTGGCACGATGTGGTGGATCTGAATTACGAGAATCATGCGATGCGGGCTGCGATGCTGGATGCGCTGAAATTCTGGGTTCGCGAAGCTGATGTTGACGGTTTCCGCTGCGATGTTGCGGAGATGGTGCCGCTCGATTTCTGGCGGGCTGCGCGATCGGCGCTGGATGTTATCAAACCCGTTTTCATGCTCGCCGAAGGTGAAAAAGCAGAGCTGCACGAAGCGTTCGACATGACTTATGGTTCGAAATTTCATCATTTGCTGAACAGCGTCGCGATGGGCGAAAACACCGCCAACGATCTGGCGGAGCATATTATTCTTGATGAAGCGACGTATCCGGCGGATGCGTATCGCATGCAATTCACTACCAATCACGATGAAAATTCCTGGAACGGCACCGTTTTTGAGCGGCTCGGCGACGGCGCGGAAGCCTGCGCAGTGCTTGCCGGACTGGTACCCGACATGCCGCTGGTGTATAACGGACAGGAAGCCGGGATGGACAAACGCCTCGATTTTTTTGAAAAAGATCCCATCGAGTGGCGGGAGCACCATTATTTTGAAATCTATAAAATATTGTTAAATCTGAATTTAGAAAACAAAGCGCTGTGGAACGGCAAAGCCGGCGGAACATTTGCCCGGATTGCCGGTGATAACGATGCCGCAGTGCTGGCGTTCACCCGAACAAACGGCGAATACGCAGTTGCGGGAATTTTCAACCTCAGCGGCGACAAACAATCGGTTCAATTATCCGAAGCGATTTCCGGTAATTTCCGCGAACCGTTTTCTGCGAAACCGTCGGAAGTCCGCACCGTTCAAAATAATAAGTTTGATCTTAACCCGTGGGAATATCGGGTTTTTGTAAAGCCATAA
- a CDS encoding T9SS type A sorting domain-containing protein: protein MESKTMISRLLLLIFFAQSSLLFAQQDYDVFFPVDMSVQIAVGNFDPNNPADQVFVRGSFNGWSEDNPMSPNIFTPTDYEEVVVMNLTPVTDTVAYKYFYRSAFNGDVWEGGSDYKFSPTGNETDTDNNGNPNLDILRRYFDGLIIDEFFTTATDIIFEADMYEALEFLSINGVITYGGGNVTSIDTVYLAGGAPRTTPAMAWVWDLVPGDSVREALQMNDNGTNGDEFAGDDIWSITINFGVGAPKNISWKHGIAGYDNEAGFAQDHNENVAEIADANNGRVFKIFGENGSYYNAYIVGINDLDEDFFSQPETYQLYQNYPNPFNPATTIEYALSSAADVELAIFNVVGQKVRTLVNESVAAGVYHAVWDGRDDRGNSVSTGVYFYRLSANNIVQSKKMLFVK from the coding sequence ATGGAAAGCAAAACGATGATTTCCCGGCTCCTGCTTTTGATTTTTTTTGCACAGAGTAGCCTGCTTTTTGCGCAGCAGGATTATGACGTTTTTTTTCCAGTTGATATGTCTGTTCAGATTGCCGTAGGCAATTTCGATCCGAACAACCCGGCAGACCAGGTGTTTGTTCGCGGTTCGTTCAACGGTTGGAGTGAAGATAATCCCATGAGTCCCAATATTTTTACACCAACGGACTACGAAGAAGTTGTCGTAATGAATCTGACCCCGGTAACAGATACGGTTGCCTACAAATATTTCTACCGCTCGGCTTTCAATGGTGATGTTTGGGAAGGCGGTAGTGACTACAAATTTAGTCCAACAGGAAATGAAACCGATACGGATAATAATGGCAATCCAAATCTGGATATACTCAGGCGGTATTTTGATGGGCTTATTATAGACGAGTTTTTTACGACGGCAACGGATATCATTTTTGAAGCTGATATGTATGAGGCATTAGAATTTTTGTCGATCAATGGTGTCATTACATACGGTGGTGGAAACGTAACCTCAATCGATACGGTTTATCTCGCCGGTGGTGCCCCGAGAACAACACCTGCAATGGCATGGGTATGGGATTTGGTACCTGGCGATTCTGTTCGTGAAGCATTGCAAATGAACGATAATGGCACTAATGGTGATGAATTTGCCGGAGATGATATTTGGTCAATCACGATTAATTTCGGTGTTGGCGCCCCGAAAAATATTTCCTGGAAACATGGTATTGCCGGATACGACAACGAGGCCGGATTTGCACAAGATCACAATGAAAATGTAGCTGAAATTGCTGATGCTAATAACGGTCGTGTATTTAAAATATTCGGTGAAAATGGGAGTTATTACAACGCTTATATCGTTGGCATCAATGATCTGGACGAAGATTTTTTCAGCCAGCCGGAAACCTATCAATTGTATCAAAACTACCCGAACCCCTTTAACCCTGCCACAACCATCGAATATGCGTTGAGCAGTGCCGCAGATGTTGAGTTGGCAATATTCAACGTTGTGGGGCAAAAAGTTCGCACGTTGGTGAACGAAAGCGTTGCAGCTGGCGTGTATCATGCGGTTTGGGATGGTCGAGATGATCGCGGAAATAGCGTATCGACGGGCGTTTACTTTTACCGCCTGAGCGCGAATAATATTGTGCAATCAAAGAAAATGTTGTTTGTGAAATAA
- a CDS encoding ABC transporter permease subunit — protein sequence MRNPRSLSLKGQIGAYAVLTIFAAFSIYPVLRVFSISLRPEGRLLTRSLEIIPDGATISSYVKLFWDTDFLIWLGNSLFISIVVTIIGVGLATTAGYAFSRFRFPGRNGAMIAIITTQMFPVSMLLLPLFILLIKMQLYDSFLGLIIAYSATALPFTIWQMKGYYDTIPYSLEEAAMIDGASPLYTFWVIILPLALPALAITALFSFMTAYSEYLVAVVLIQNTDYFTLPLGLKSFQATMEATWGLYSAGAIVVSMPVVALFLFLSRFLISGLTLGSVKG from the coding sequence ATGAGAAATCCACGATCGTTATCACTCAAAGGGCAAATTGGCGCGTATGCGGTGCTGACCATTTTTGCAGCGTTTTCCATTTATCCGGTGTTGCGGGTGTTTTCCATTTCGCTGCGACCGGAAGGACGCCTGCTCACCCGTTCGCTGGAAATCATCCCGGACGGCGCAACAATTTCCTCATACGTCAAACTGTTTTGGGATACCGATTTTTTGATCTGGCTGGGCAACAGCCTGTTCATTTCAATTGTGGTAACCATCATCGGTGTCGGGCTCGCGACAACTGCCGGTTACGCCTTTTCGCGATTCCGTTTCCCCGGGCGTAACGGCGCGATGATTGCCATCATCACCACCCAAATGTTCCCGGTGAGTATGTTGCTGCTGCCGCTGTTTATTTTGCTTATCAAAATGCAGCTGTATGATTCGTTTTTGGGATTAATTATCGCCTATTCGGCAACGGCGCTGCCATTCACCATTTGGCAAATGAAAGGTTATTACGACACCATTCCATACAGTTTGGAAGAAGCCGCGATGATCGACGGCGCATCGCCGCTATATACATTTTGGGTAATTATTTTACCGCTGGCGCTACCGGCACTGGCGATTACGGCGCTGTTCTCGTTTATGACGGCGTATTCGGAATATCTGGTGGCAGTGGTGCTCATTCAAAATACGGATTATTTTACTCTGCCGTTGGGATTAAAAAGCTTCCAGGCAACCATGGAAGCCACATGGGGATTGTATTCCGCCGGTGCAATAGTGGTGAGCATGCCGGTGGTCGCGCTGTTTTTGTTCCTCAGCCGCTTCCTCATTTCCGGTTTAACGCTCGGCAGTGTAAAAGGATAA
- a CDS encoding TrmB family transcriptional regulator: MLEKIARKMTSLGFTLYEAKAYICLLQNFPATRYEISKKSGVPRSAIYDVIQRLENFGAVNAISSKPEKYVPLRPERFVELLENRYKSQISEFYDSVSELEVEIETENLWNITGYANMILKAKEMIKAATKEVYLSTWDREIQALKDELKDAVNRGVKVVIFSFIKTVDFGLVYSYGLDEEDLGKVWDHKIILVRDMEELLMGEANKEFPKKVAWTTNTAIVMIAANHVILDITLFGLRMGKDVSEAVIEKQPGELDFLGELLRKKFPDNPILNASANESGENVFHPIPAASRSDAYDDVKNGK; the protein is encoded by the coding sequence ATGTTAGAAAAAATTGCCCGAAAAATGACGTCTTTGGGCTTTACGTTATATGAGGCAAAGGCATACATTTGTCTGCTGCAAAATTTTCCGGCAACCCGATATGAAATCAGCAAAAAAAGCGGCGTGCCCCGTTCAGCAATTTATGATGTTATCCAGCGATTGGAAAATTTCGGCGCGGTAAACGCCATTTCCAGCAAACCGGAAAAATACGTGCCGCTGCGTCCCGAACGATTTGTTGAATTGCTGGAAAATCGTTACAAAAGCCAGATCAGCGAATTTTACGACAGCGTTTCCGAGCTGGAAGTGGAAATCGAAACGGAAAATTTGTGGAACATCACCGGTTATGCCAACATGATTTTGAAGGCGAAAGAGATGATCAAAGCCGCCACAAAAGAGGTGTATCTTTCCACCTGGGACCGGGAAATTCAGGCGTTGAAAGATGAATTGAAAGATGCGGTTAATCGCGGCGTAAAGGTCGTTATTTTTTCGTTTATCAAAACAGTGGATTTTGGGTTGGTGTATAGTTATGGACTGGATGAGGAAGATCTCGGCAAAGTGTGGGATCACAAAATCATCCTCGTTCGCGATATGGAAGAATTGCTGATGGGCGAAGCAAATAAAGAATTTCCCAAAAAAGTAGCCTGGACCACCAACACAGCCATCGTTATGATTGCCGCAAATCACGTTATTTTGGATATTACATTGTTTGGACTGCGAATGGGCAAAGATGTGAGCGAAGCCGTAATCGAAAAGCAACCCGGCGAACTGGACTTTTTGGGCGAATTGCTCCGCAAAAAATTTCCGGACAACCCCATTCTCAACGCCAGCGCCAACGAGAGCGGCGAAAACGTATTTCATCCCATTCCCGCAGCTTCCCGTTCCGACGCTTACGACGATGTGAAAAACGGTAAATAA
- a CDS encoding PorV/PorQ family protein — MKHIKIAISILTALCLSLPVFGQVTKVGTTAAAFLKIANGARSQAMGGAFVSVANDVTALYWNVAGVAQLTSPELSFTHSEWLQEINYDNLAVALPLGSAGVFGVSFTAMTMGEMEQTTELQPEGTGLLFDAGSYSANISFARQLTDKFMIGFTGKYVRENIWNSSASAVGLDVGTLFETPFNGMRLGMSINNFGTKMQMDGDDLLIQVDPDPSRSGNNENISARYLTDRFDMPLVFRVGLSMELVKSEQNRLTVAVDALHPNDNAESMNFGAEYAFNEMFFLRGGYQSLFLEDSEEGFTAGAGIYTRVPGLTFKLDYAYQDFGMLDNVQMFTVRLSF, encoded by the coding sequence ATGAAGCACATAAAAATTGCGATCTCCATTTTAACGGCTCTGTGCCTCTCGTTGCCTGTTTTCGGGCAGGTTACCAAAGTGGGCACAACGGCTGCGGCGTTTTTGAAAATCGCCAACGGCGCACGTTCGCAGGCAATGGGCGGCGCGTTTGTTTCTGTCGCAAACGACGTAACTGCGCTATACTGGAATGTGGCCGGGGTTGCCCAGCTAACCAGCCCGGAGCTCAGTTTCACCCACTCGGAATGGTTGCAGGAAATCAATTACGATAACCTTGCCGTTGCGCTGCCGCTCGGTTCCGCCGGTGTTTTCGGCGTGTCATTCACGGCAATGACAATGGGCGAAATGGAGCAAACCACCGAGCTGCAGCCGGAAGGCACGGGACTGTTGTTCGATGCCGGCAGCTATTCAGCCAATATTTCGTTTGCCCGCCAGTTAACGGACAAATTTATGATCGGTTTCACTGGAAAATATGTCCGGGAAAATATCTGGAATTCCAGCGCATCCGCTGTTGGGCTGGACGTGGGAACATTGTTCGAAACGCCGTTTAATGGGATGCGCCTCGGCATGAGCATCAACAATTTCGGTACCAAAATGCAAATGGACGGCGATGACCTGCTGATTCAGGTTGACCCGGATCCCTCGCGCTCGGGTAACAACGAGAACATCAGCGCCCGCTATCTCACCGACCGCTTTGATATGCCGTTGGTGTTCCGCGTCGGTTTGTCCATGGAACTGGTGAAAAGCGAGCAAAACCGTTTGACCGTCGCGGTGGACGCACTGCACCCGAACGACAACGCCGAAAGCATGAATTTTGGCGCTGAATACGCATTCAACGAAATGTTTTTCCTGCGGGGTGGTTATCAATCGCTGTTTTTGGAAGACAGCGAAGAAGGTTTTACCGCAGGCGCAGGCATTTACACCCGCGTGCCCGGATTAACCTTTAAGCTGGATTATGCTTATCAGGATTTTGGGATGCTGGATAACGTGCAGATGTTCACTGTTCGGTTGTCGTTCTAA
- a CDS encoding sugar ABC transporter permease yields the protein MFLFPAFFMMGLVVFYPFIYNLVISFSNMNLTNFHDWQLKGLGNYLLVLKESTFWWFLYKTVLWTVLNLIFHVGIGVFLAVILNKDLKGKTFFRTLLILPWAVPQYITALTWRGMFNSEYGAVNLILDGLFGTQVSWLSTEWGAFAACLITNIWLGFPFMMIVALGGLQSIPDALYEAADIDGATPWQKFRNITMPMLKPVMVPAITLGVIWTFNNFNVVWLVSNGGEPSETTHILVSWVYRAAFFYYRMGYAASFSIIIFLILFLFSWKFIKRTSATDNVHQ from the coding sequence ATGTTCCTGTTCCCCGCGTTTTTTATGATGGGACTGGTGGTGTTCTATCCCTTTATTTATAATCTGGTTATCTCCTTTTCAAATATGAACTTAACCAACTTTCACGATTGGCAGTTGAAAGGGTTGGGTAACTATTTGCTGGTGTTGAAGGAATCCACATTCTGGTGGTTTCTTTACAAAACCGTGCTGTGGACGGTACTTAACCTGATTTTCCATGTAGGCATCGGCGTGTTTCTGGCGGTCATTCTCAATAAAGATTTGAAAGGGAAAACCTTTTTCCGCACGCTGCTGATTTTACCGTGGGCAGTGCCGCAATACATCACCGCGCTCACCTGGCGCGGCATGTTCAACTCCGAATACGGCGCAGTCAACCTGATTTTGGACGGACTGTTCGGCACCCAGGTTTCCTGGCTTTCCACCGAATGGGGCGCGTTTGCAGCGTGTTTGATCACCAATATCTGGCTCGGTTTTCCATTTATGATGATTGTGGCGTTGGGCGGATTGCAAAGTATTCCCGATGCGCTCTACGAAGCTGCGGATATAGACGGTGCAACGCCGTGGCAGAAATTTCGCAACATTACCATGCCGATGCTCAAACCGGTGATGGTTCCCGCAATCACGCTCGGCGTGATCTGGACCTTCAACAATTTCAACGTTGTTTGGCTGGTGAGCAACGGCGGCGAACCGTCCGAAACCACCCACATTTTGGTGAGCTGGGTGTATCGCGCGGCATTTTTCTATTACCGGATGGGCTATGCCGCATCGTTTTCAATTATCATTTTCCTGATCCTGTTCCTGTTTAGCTGGAAGTTCATCAAACGCACCAGCGCAACGGATAATGTGCATCAGTGA
- a CDS encoding extracellular solute-binding protein: MKNFRPKYLIILLLLPLLLWQCAKDTSNRIVIWTTMRPVERDLLQKKLDEFAATHPQYEFRQLYYQTEELRPNYMISALAGKGPDLIHVASDNVGPLSELKVVKPLEDYFDQAYLDQFLTDPFSANTTLNGHLYQIADRVGNHLTLVYNKKFVKEPPRTIEDLIRMGKELAVDADNDGNPDRYALAWNFIEPYFAVPFIGLYGGWILNDQNQPTLDTKAVANAAQLIYDMANKYKIIPRECDYETANALFLDEKSAMIINGPWSWGTYIKRGMDIGLARIPMNGETGQWATPIVSPVGYMVNVNLTGERLDITLELLRYLTSSETQLAFAREFNLIPARKALVDDSVLVKDPLYQAALDQMKVGRPMPVVTELRWIWDAMRPGYQGIFTGRYTPEEAAKEMQQLAEKLIRENRE, from the coding sequence ATGAAAAATTTCCGCCCAAAATATTTGATAATACTGTTGTTACTGCCATTGCTTTTGTGGCAATGCGCAAAAGATACGAGCAACCGAATCGTTATCTGGACGACCATGCGACCGGTGGAGCGTGACCTGCTTCAGAAAAAACTGGACGAATTTGCCGCGACGCATCCCCAATACGAATTCCGGCAATTGTATTACCAGACAGAAGAATTGCGTCCGAATTACATGATTTCTGCGCTCGCTGGAAAAGGCCCGGATTTGATCCACGTTGCCAGCGATAACGTCGGACCGCTTTCCGAACTCAAAGTGGTAAAGCCGCTGGAAGATTATTTTGATCAGGCTTATCTGGATCAATTTCTCACCGATCCGTTCAGCGCTAATACAACATTAAACGGACATCTCTATCAAATTGCCGATCGCGTCGGCAATCACCTGACCCTTGTTTACAACAAAAAATTTGTCAAAGAGCCGCCCAGAACCATCGAAGATTTGATCCGGATGGGGAAGGAACTGGCGGTTGATGCAGATAACGATGGCAATCCCGATCGTTATGCACTCGCCTGGAATTTTATCGAACCATATTTTGCGGTGCCGTTTATCGGGCTGTACGGCGGGTGGATTTTGAATGACCAAAATCAACCCACTTTGGATACCAAAGCGGTCGCCAACGCAGCGCAGTTGATTTACGATATGGCGAACAAATACAAAATTATCCCGCGCGAATGCGATTACGAAACCGCCAACGCCCTGTTTCTCGATGAAAAATCGGCAATGATTATCAACGGCCCGTGGTCATGGGGCACCTATATCAAACGCGGAATGGATATCGGTTTGGCGCGCATTCCCATGAACGGCGAAACCGGGCAATGGGCAACACCGATCGTTTCGCCTGTGGGTTATATGGTCAACGTTAACCTGACCGGCGAACGACTGGATATCACGCTGGAATTGTTGCGATACCTCACATCCAGCGAAACGCAGCTGGCTTTTGCCCGCGAATTTAACTTGATTCCCGCCCGAAAAGCGTTGGTGGACGATTCCGTTTTGGTGAAAGATCCGCTGTATCAGGCGGCGCTCGATCAAATGAAAGTGGGTCGCCCGATGCCGGTTGTTACGGAATTGCGCTGGATTTGGGATGCGATGCGCCCGGGATATCAGGGCATTTTCACCGGACGATACACACCGGAGGAAGCCGCCAAAGAAATGCAGCAACTGGCAGAAAAACTGATTCGCGAAAACAGGGAATAG
- a CDS encoding glycoside hydrolase family 97 protein, with amino-acid sequence MLKKLTFFLFALPVMLFAQAIQVSSPGDVLQVNFSLENGEPRYSISRLGGEVIRPSRLGFKFRNAPEMTGNFQIAASNQTSFDETWTQPWGEKKDIRNNYNALRIELQEIAAPARQLIIEFRVFDDGVGFRYEIPEQPNFQSFEISDEVTEFALTGDHDAWWIPAYQWNRYEYLYHHTPVSQMDTVHTPVTMETADGLYLSFHEAALFDYASMTLAVNNENVLEADLVPWSDGVKVKSAAPMRSPWRTIQIADTPGGLITSYLILNLNEPNKLTDISWIKPGKYVGIWWEMHLDVSSWGSGEKHGATTANTMRYIDFAAKNGFSGVLVEGWNVGWDGDWVANANKFLFTQPYPDFDINALSAYAQKNGVRLIGHHETGGSILNYEKQLSDAYKYYQKLGVRAVKTGYVRHGREIERLDENGNVQREWHHGQFMVRHYQKTVEEAAKHQIMLNIHEPIKDTGIRRTYPNLLSREGARGQEFNAWGGEGGNPPDHVVILPFTRLLSGPMDYTPGIFDLLFEEARPNNRINCTLMQQLALYVVFYSPLQMAADLPQNYDARPDAFQFIKDVPCDWEDTRVLNARIGDYITTVRKDRNSEDWYLGSITDENGRILAANLSFLDPAKKYVAEIYRDAKTADWQTKPYDYEIVKQLVDSQTTLQLRLAPGGGQAIRFRPASAADVKNLSPKK; translated from the coding sequence ATGCTCAAAAAACTAACATTTTTTCTCTTTGCTTTACCCGTAATGTTGTTCGCACAAGCCATTCAGGTTAGCTCGCCCGGAGATGTGTTGCAGGTGAATTTTTCGCTGGAAAACGGCGAACCGCGATACAGTATTTCACGATTGGGCGGGGAAGTGATTCGTCCGTCGCGGCTCGGTTTCAAATTTCGCAACGCGCCGGAAATGACCGGAAATTTCCAAATTGCCGCTTCAAATCAAACCTCATTTGACGAAACGTGGACACAGCCGTGGGGCGAAAAAAAAGATATCCGCAATAATTACAACGCTTTACGAATTGAACTTCAGGAAATCGCTGCGCCAGCGCGACAGCTGATCATCGAGTTTCGCGTATTTGATGACGGCGTGGGTTTCCGGTACGAAATCCCCGAACAGCCCAATTTCCAATCCTTCGAAATCAGCGACGAAGTGACCGAATTTGCCCTCACCGGCGATCACGATGCCTGGTGGATTCCCGCCTATCAATGGAACCGTTACGAATATTTGTATCACCACACGCCCGTTTCGCAAATGGACACGGTGCACACGCCGGTGACGATGGAAACCGCTGACGGGCTGTATCTCAGTTTTCACGAAGCGGCGCTGTTCGACTACGCCAGCATGACGTTGGCAGTCAACAACGAGAACGTTCTGGAAGCGGATTTGGTGCCGTGGTCGGATGGCGTGAAAGTAAAATCCGCCGCACCGATGCGCTCGCCGTGGCGAACCATTCAGATTGCCGACACCCCAGGCGGGTTGATCACTTCGTATCTCATTTTAAATTTGAACGAACCCAACAAACTGACGGATATTTCCTGGATCAAACCGGGTAAATATGTGGGCATCTGGTGGGAAATGCACCTCGATGTATCCAGTTGGGGCTCCGGTGAAAAACATGGCGCAACCACAGCAAATACAATGCGTTACATCGATTTCGCAGCGAAAAACGGCTTCAGCGGTGTGCTGGTGGAAGGTTGGAATGTCGGTTGGGACGGCGACTGGGTTGCCAATGCCAACAAATTTTTGTTTACCCAACCGTATCCGGATTTTGATATCAACGCATTATCCGCGTACGCGCAGAAAAACGGCGTTCGGCTGATCGGTCATCACGAAACCGGCGGCAGCATTTTGAATTACGAAAAGCAGTTGAGCGATGCATATAAGTATTATCAAAAACTGGGTGTTAGAGCTGTAAAAACCGGATACGTCCGGCATGGCAGAGAAATTGAGCGGCTGGATGAAAACGGCAACGTGCAACGGGAATGGCATCACGGTCAATTTATGGTTCGCCATTATCAAAAAACCGTGGAAGAAGCTGCCAAACACCAGATAATGCTCAACATTCACGAGCCGATCAAGGATACCGGCATTCGCCGGACTTATCCCAATTTGCTCAGCCGGGAAGGCGCTCGCGGTCAGGAATTTAATGCATGGGGCGGAGAAGGCGGCAATCCGCCCGATCACGTTGTCATTTTGCCGTTTACCCGTTTGCTCAGCGGACCGATGGATTATACGCCAGGCATTTTCGATTTGCTGTTTGAAGAAGCTCGTCCGAACAATCGCATCAACTGCACGCTGATGCAGCAGTTGGCGTTATACGTGGTGTTTTACAGCCCGCTGCAAATGGCTGCGGATTTGCCGCAAAATTACGATGCGCGACCAGATGCCTTCCAATTTATAAAAGATGTGCCTTGCGATTGGGAAGATACCCGCGTGCTGAACGCCCGCATCGGCGATTACATCACCACCGTGCGGAAAGATCGCAACAGCGAAGATTGGTATCTCGGCAGCATCACCGATGAAAATGGGCGAATATTGGCGGCAAACCTCAGTTTTCTCGATCCCGCCAAAAAATATGTTGCGGAAATTTACCGCGATGCAAAAACCGCAGATTGGCAAACCAAACCGTACGATTATGAAATTGTGAAACAACTGGTGGACAGCCAAACAACCCTGCAACTGCGATTGGCGCCCGGCGGTGGTCAGGCAATTCGGTTTCGTCCGGCAAGTGCGGCGGATGTGAAAAATTTGTCGCCCAAAAAATAG